One genomic segment of Amycolatopsis sp. WQ 127309 includes these proteins:
- a CDS encoding type I polyketide synthase, whose product MACRLPAAPGPGAYWDLLRRGRHAITETPPERWQGPDDAPGTGYGAFLDDVEGFDAAFFGVSPREAAVMDPQQRLMLELSWEALEDAGLPPARLDGDNAGVFFGAIWDDYAHLLTEHGVSTQHSLTGGHRGVIANRVSYTLGLRGPSLVVDCGQSSSLVAVHLACESLRRGESAVALAGGVNLNLIAASAVGASRFGGLSPDGRCFTFDARANGYVRGEGGGLVVLRPLADALADGDRVYGVIRGTAVNNGGTAETLTTPSESAQREVLRLAHERAGTEPGDVEYVELHGTGTRVGDPIEAAALGAVIGAARTDGAPLLVGSAKTNVGHLEGAAGITGLLKAVLCLWHGEIAPSLNFTEPNPDILLDTLNLRVPTEATPWTGPNRLAGVSSFGMGGTNCHVVLAAAPAPAHRTSGGDPLPLVLSARSPEALAAQAKSLWDRLAAHDPVDVGYSLATTRASLDHRAVVVPDGDLAGALDVLAAGGSSRSVVRGTTRDARPVAFLFSGQGSQRTGAGQGLYATQPVFAAALDDVCARFDVPLLDVLFEPTGLLDQTQYTQPALFALEVALFRLLESFGVRPSVLLGHSIGELAAAHVSGVLSLDDAAELVAARGRLMQALPSGGAMLAIQATEAEITPRLSGAVSIAAVNGPESIVVSGDEEAVLTLAARFEGRKTKRLTVSHAFHSPHMDAMLDDFRAVAERMTYREPRIPIVSTLTGRLATAEELADPGYWTRHVREAVRFADAVSAVGDAVFVELGPDGVLCAMARECVSGTFAAALRRDRDETFTLHNVLAQLHVHGADVDWIAVYGDRGNRVDLPTYPFQRSRHWFDGPARTPAPVERSWAQRVADLPAAERDRRLGDVVRAGVAVVLDYAGASDVDPERTFKELGIDSLTAVELRDHLGQVTGLRLGSGVLFDHPTPAALARHLEAELSDAPEAAAETVAASDEPIAIVAMSCRYPGGVRTPEDLWRLVAEGVDAIGGFPADRGWDLDGLYDPDPEHAGTTYARGGGFLDGVADFDPAFFGISPREAVAMDPQQRVLLELTWEALERGGLDPAGLRGTPTGVFVGAMATDYGPRLHEAAGGADGYLLTGTTGSVVSGRLAYTFGLEGPAVTVDTACSSSLVALHWAAQALRGGECSLALAAGVAVMSQPGMFIEFSRQRGLSADGRCKAFSAAADGTGWAEGAGVLVLERLSDAQRHGHQVLAVLRGSAVNSDGASNGLTAPNGPSQQRVIRRALAAAGLAASDVDAVEAHGTGTTLGDPIEADALIATYGRDRETPLWLGSLKSNIGHTQAAAGIGGVIKMVQALRHGVLPRTLHADEPTPHVDWSAGTVALLTETRPWPETDRPRRAAVSSFGVSGTNAHAVLEQAPATDAPESASGPAPVVLSARTEGELRDQVKNLLDYLTDATVSDVDIAHTLTSTRARFPQRAVLLGTDLRDQLRTLADGGSSPDVVTGSVRGSGRTAFVFPGQGSQWAGMAVELAGSSPEFATRLEECADALASHVDWSLLDVVHCAEGAPGFDRVDVVQPVLWAVMVSLAALWRAHGVEPSAVVGHSQGEIAAAVVAGALSLEDGALVVALRSKAILALAGRGGMVSIPLPHDEVAALIDDRISVAAVNGPRSTVVSGDADALDELVNRCEDREIRAKRIPVDYASHSAHVASLETELLDVLAPIRPRAAEVPFYSTVTGEPLDTTVMDARYWYENLRNTVRFEAVVRLLAERGHSVFVECSPHPVLTIGVQDTVDELGADAVAVGSLRRDDGGPARFLTALAQAHVCGATPDWSTVLPGGRVLEDLPTYPFQRQRFWLEAAAGAGELSSAGLGAAGHPLLGAAVRLAGTGGLLYTGRPARRTHPWLADHAVFDTVLLPGTAFVELALRAAEDTGCDTLEELTLEGPLLLPECGAVTVQVAVAPADEDGRHAITFHSRQDDQGDWTRHATGVLGTASAVGTALTAWPPAAEPIDVDALYQDLADAGFGYGPVFQGLRAAWRSGRDVYAEVVLPTEDAARFGLHPALLDAALHAAGHDVLIGADGTSSIPFSWRGVTLHRTGATAVRVRLTVGEGELALAVADETGAPVATVDSLLLRPLTRTLTGAAPDSLFRVDWTELEPSEADSTVLWCDDLEEAPEGFVVVRVAPEPDELAERAHAAAARALDLARRWTSDERFAAAKLVLLTSGARADDAASAAVWGLIRAAQSEHPGRFVLADVAPGEEDLLPRALASGEPQLAVQDGTTYVPRLRRVKPAEGDLPVFDGTVLVTGGTGTLGALLAEHLITGHGVRKLVLTSRKGLDAPGAPELAGRLRALGADVTIAACDAADRTALASLLDGLPDLTGVVHAAGVLDDGVLASLTPERLAAVLRPKVDAAVHLDELTADRPLTAFVLFSSVAATLGTAGQGNYAAANAFLDALAARRRTQGRPGTALAWGFWAERSGMTGHLAATDLSRMTRSGVGALPSAEGLALFDVALRQADAALVPARLDLATLRARAGGDVPPLLRELIRTRSRRADEPASTASLAGRLAAAPDADRPQLALDAVLAETATVLGFASAATIDGDQAFKEIGFDSLTAVELRNRLTAALGLRLPVTLIFDHPTPRALAGYVLTELAPAAPAVSDLPVLAQLDHLRGALSTVDSGDPDRVRITARLRALLAEWTDDEHPADDVEIDTADDDAMFALIDSELGTV is encoded by the coding sequence ATGGCCTGCCGGCTGCCCGCCGCGCCCGGGCCGGGGGCGTACTGGGACCTGCTGCGCCGTGGCCGGCACGCCATCACCGAAACCCCGCCCGAACGCTGGCAAGGGCCGGACGACGCGCCCGGCACCGGGTACGGCGCTTTCCTCGACGACGTCGAGGGCTTCGACGCCGCCTTCTTCGGTGTCTCCCCGCGCGAAGCCGCGGTGATGGACCCGCAGCAGCGGCTGATGCTGGAGCTGAGCTGGGAGGCCCTGGAGGACGCCGGCCTGCCGCCGGCCCGCCTCGACGGCGACAACGCGGGTGTGTTCTTCGGGGCCATCTGGGACGACTACGCGCACCTGCTCACCGAACACGGCGTCAGCACCCAGCACTCGCTGACCGGCGGGCACCGCGGCGTCATCGCCAACCGCGTCTCCTACACCCTCGGGCTGCGCGGGCCGAGCCTGGTCGTCGACTGTGGACAGTCGTCGTCGCTGGTCGCGGTGCACCTGGCCTGCGAAAGCCTGCGCCGCGGCGAATCCGCGGTGGCACTCGCGGGCGGGGTCAACCTGAACCTGATCGCCGCCAGCGCGGTCGGCGCGTCCCGCTTCGGCGGGCTGTCGCCGGACGGCCGCTGCTTCACCTTCGACGCCCGCGCCAACGGCTACGTGCGCGGCGAAGGCGGCGGTCTGGTCGTGCTGCGCCCGCTCGCCGACGCCCTCGCCGACGGCGACCGCGTCTACGGCGTCATCCGCGGCACGGCCGTGAACAACGGCGGCACCGCGGAAACCCTGACCACGCCGAGTGAATCCGCGCAGCGCGAGGTGCTGCGGCTGGCGCACGAACGGGCCGGCACCGAGCCGGGCGACGTCGAGTACGTCGAGCTGCACGGCACCGGCACACGCGTCGGCGACCCGATCGAGGCCGCCGCGCTCGGCGCGGTCATCGGCGCGGCCCGCACGGACGGCGCCCCGCTGCTCGTCGGGTCGGCCAAGACCAACGTCGGCCACCTGGAAGGCGCCGCCGGCATCACCGGGCTGTTGAAGGCGGTGCTGTGCCTGTGGCACGGCGAGATCGCGCCGAGCCTCAACTTCACCGAGCCCAACCCGGACATCCTCCTTGACACCCTGAACCTGCGCGTGCCGACCGAAGCGACGCCGTGGACCGGGCCGAACCGGCTGGCCGGCGTCAGCTCGTTCGGCATGGGCGGCACCAACTGCCACGTCGTGCTCGCCGCGGCTCCGGCTCCGGCACACCGGACGAGCGGCGGCGACCCGCTGCCGCTCGTGCTGTCCGCCCGGTCGCCGGAAGCGCTGGCCGCGCAGGCGAAATCGCTGTGGGACCGGCTGGCCGCACACGACCCGGTCGACGTCGGGTACTCCCTGGCGACGACGCGCGCGTCCCTCGACCACCGCGCCGTGGTCGTGCCGGACGGCGACCTCGCAGGGGCGCTCGACGTCCTCGCCGCCGGGGGTTCGTCGCGGTCGGTGGTCCGCGGGACCACGCGGGACGCGCGTCCGGTCGCCTTCCTGTTCTCCGGTCAGGGCAGCCAGCGAACCGGTGCGGGACAGGGGCTCTACGCGACCCAGCCGGTCTTCGCGGCCGCGCTCGACGACGTCTGCGCGCGCTTCGACGTGCCGCTGCTCGACGTACTGTTCGAGCCTACGGGACTGCTCGACCAGACCCAGTACACCCAGCCGGCGTTGTTCGCCCTCGAAGTCGCGCTGTTCCGGTTGCTGGAGAGCTTCGGCGTCCGACCTTCTGTCCTTTTGGGACATTCGATCGGTGAGCTGGCCGCCGCCCACGTCTCCGGGGTGCTTTCGCTCGACGACGCGGCCGAGCTGGTAGCGGCGCGCGGCCGGCTGATGCAGGCGTTGCCGAGTGGCGGCGCGATGCTCGCGATCCAAGCGACCGAAGCCGAAATCACCCCGCGGCTGTCCGGCGCGGTGAGCATCGCGGCGGTGAACGGTCCCGAGTCGATCGTCGTTTCCGGTGACGAGGAAGCGGTTCTGACTCTCGCCGCGCGGTTCGAAGGCCGCAAGACCAAGCGACTGACCGTCAGCCACGCGTTCCACTCACCGCACATGGACGCCATGCTCGACGACTTCCGCGCCGTCGCCGAAAGGATGACCTACCGAGAGCCGCGGATTCCGATCGTCTCCACCCTCACCGGCCGTCTCGCCACCGCCGAGGAACTCGCCGACCCGGGTTACTGGACGCGCCACGTGCGCGAGGCCGTCCGTTTCGCCGACGCTGTAAGCGCTGTCGGTGACGCCGTGTTCGTCGAGCTGGGCCCGGACGGCGTGCTGTGCGCGATGGCCCGCGAGTGCGTCTCCGGCACCTTCGCCGCCGCGTTGCGCCGGGACCGCGACGAGACGTTCACCCTCCACAATGTCCTGGCACAGCTGCACGTCCACGGTGCCGACGTCGACTGGATCGCGGTCTACGGCGACCGCGGCAACCGCGTCGACCTGCCGACCTACCCGTTCCAGCGCAGCCGGCACTGGTTCGACGGCCCCGCGCGCACCCCTGCACCGGTAGAGCGGTCGTGGGCGCAGCGCGTCGCGGACCTGCCTGCCGCCGAGCGCGATCGCCGCCTCGGCGACGTCGTCCGCGCGGGGGTCGCGGTGGTGCTCGACTACGCCGGCGCGTCCGACGTCGACCCGGAACGGACGTTCAAGGAACTGGGCATCGACTCGCTCACCGCGGTCGAGCTGCGCGACCACCTCGGCCAGGTGACCGGGCTCCGGCTCGGCAGCGGCGTGCTGTTCGACCACCCGACGCCGGCGGCGCTCGCCCGGCACCTGGAAGCCGAGCTGTCCGACGCTCCGGAAGCCGCCGCGGAGACCGTGGCCGCGAGCGACGAGCCGATCGCCATCGTGGCGATGAGCTGCCGTTACCCCGGCGGCGTCCGGACCCCCGAAGACCTGTGGCGGCTGGTCGCCGAGGGCGTCGACGCGATCGGCGGCTTCCCGGCCGACCGCGGCTGGGACCTCGACGGGCTCTACGACCCGGACCCGGAACACGCCGGCACGACCTACGCCCGCGGCGGCGGGTTCCTCGACGGCGTCGCGGACTTCGATCCGGCGTTCTTCGGCATTTCGCCGCGGGAAGCCGTCGCGATGGACCCGCAGCAGCGGGTCCTGCTGGAGCTGACCTGGGAAGCGCTCGAACGCGGCGGTCTCGACCCGGCCGGGCTGCGCGGCACGCCGACCGGGGTCTTCGTCGGCGCCATGGCGACCGACTACGGCCCGCGGCTGCACGAAGCGGCCGGCGGCGCCGACGGCTACCTGCTCACCGGCACCACCGGCAGCGTCGTCTCCGGCCGGCTGGCCTACACGTTCGGCCTCGAAGGACCCGCGGTCACCGTCGACACGGCCTGTTCGTCGTCGCTGGTCGCCCTGCACTGGGCGGCGCAGGCCCTGCGCGGCGGTGAGTGCTCGCTGGCCCTGGCCGCCGGGGTCGCCGTGATGTCGCAGCCCGGCATGTTCATCGAGTTTTCCCGCCAGCGCGGGCTGTCCGCCGACGGCCGCTGCAAGGCGTTCTCCGCCGCGGCGGACGGCACCGGCTGGGCCGAGGGCGCCGGAGTCCTGGTGCTGGAACGGCTTTCCGACGCCCAGCGCCACGGCCACCAGGTCCTGGCCGTGCTGCGTGGTTCGGCGGTCAACTCCGACGGCGCGTCCAACGGTCTCACCGCACCCAACGGCCCCTCGCAGCAACGCGTCATCCGCCGCGCGCTCGCCGCCGCCGGACTGGCTGCTTCGGACGTCGACGCCGTCGAAGCGCACGGCACCGGGACCACCCTGGGTGACCCGATCGAGGCCGACGCGCTGATCGCGACCTACGGCCGGGACCGCGAGACGCCGCTGTGGCTGGGGTCGCTGAAGTCCAACATCGGGCACACGCAGGCGGCCGCGGGTATCGGCGGCGTGATCAAGATGGTCCAGGCCCTGCGCCACGGCGTCCTCCCGCGCACGCTGCACGCGGACGAGCCGACCCCGCACGTCGACTGGTCCGCCGGCACCGTCGCCCTGCTCACCGAGACGCGGCCGTGGCCGGAGACCGACCGGCCGCGCCGGGCCGCGGTGTCGTCCTTCGGCGTCAGCGGCACCAACGCCCACGCCGTCCTCGAACAGGCCCCCGCGACCGACGCGCCGGAGAGCGCTTCCGGCCCGGCGCCGGTCGTGCTGTCCGCGCGAACCGAGGGCGAACTGCGAGACCAGGTGAAGAACCTCCTGGACTACCTGACGGACGCGACGGTGTCCGATGTGGACATCGCGCACACCCTGACGTCGACGCGGGCACGGTTCCCGCAGCGCGCCGTGCTGCTCGGCACCGATCTCCGGGACCAGCTGCGCACCTTGGCCGACGGCGGCAGCTCGCCCGACGTCGTCACGGGTTCGGTGCGCGGTTCCGGGCGAACGGCGTTCGTCTTCCCGGGCCAGGGCTCGCAGTGGGCCGGGATGGCGGTCGAGCTGGCCGGGTCGTCGCCCGAGTTCGCGACGCGGCTCGAAGAGTGCGCGGACGCGCTGGCGTCCCATGTGGACTGGTCGCTGCTCGACGTCGTGCACTGTGCCGAGGGTGCGCCGGGCTTCGACCGGGTGGACGTGGTCCAGCCGGTGTTGTGGGCGGTGATGGTTTCGCTGGCCGCGCTGTGGCGCGCGCACGGTGTCGAGCCGTCGGCTGTGGTCGGTCACTCGCAAGGAGAGATCGCGGCAGCGGTCGTCGCGGGCGCACTGTCCCTTGAGGACGGCGCGCTGGTCGTCGCGTTGCGCAGCAAGGCGATCCTCGCCCTGGCCGGACGCGGTGGGATGGTCTCGATCCCGTTGCCGCACGACGAAGTGGCCGCGCTGATCGACGACCGGATCTCGGTCGCGGCGGTCAACGGCCCACGGTCCACCGTGGTCTCGGGGGACGCCGACGCGCTCGACGAACTGGTGAACCGCTGCGAGGACCGGGAAATCCGCGCGAAGCGGATCCCGGTGGACTACGCGTCCCACTCGGCGCACGTGGCCTCCCTGGAGACCGAACTCCTGGACGTCCTGGCCCCGATCCGGCCGCGCGCCGCGGAGGTGCCGTTCTACTCGACCGTCACCGGCGAACCGCTCGACACGACGGTGATGGACGCCCGGTACTGGTACGAGAACCTCCGCAACACGGTCCGGTTCGAAGCGGTCGTGCGCCTGCTCGCCGAGCGGGGCCACTCGGTGTTCGTCGAGTGCAGCCCGCACCCCGTCCTCACCATCGGCGTCCAGGACACCGTGGACGAACTGGGCGCGGACGCCGTCGCCGTCGGCAGCCTGCGACGCGACGACGGCGGCCCGGCCCGGTTCCTCACCGCGCTGGCGCAGGCCCACGTCTGCGGCGCCACCCCGGACTGGAGCACGGTCCTGCCCGGCGGCCGCGTCCTCGAAGACCTGCCGACGTATCCCTTCCAGCGGCAGCGGTTCTGGCTCGAAGCCGCGGCCGGCGCGGGCGAACTGTCCTCGGCCGGCCTCGGCGCGGCCGGGCACCCGCTGCTCGGCGCCGCCGTCCGGCTCGCCGGCACCGGCGGCCTGCTCTACACCGGGCGGCCGGCCCGGCGGACCCACCCCTGGCTGGCCGACCACGCGGTGTTCGACACCGTGCTGCTGCCCGGCACCGCGTTCGTCGAGCTGGCACTGCGCGCGGCCGAGGACACCGGCTGCGACACGCTCGAAGAGCTGACCCTGGAGGGCCCGCTGCTCCTGCCGGAGTGCGGCGCGGTCACCGTCCAGGTCGCGGTCGCCCCGGCCGACGAAGACGGCCGCCACGCGATCACCTTCCACTCTCGCCAGGACGACCAAGGCGACTGGACCCGGCACGCGACCGGCGTGCTCGGCACGGCGTCGGCGGTCGGGACCGCGCTGACCGCGTGGCCGCCGGCGGCCGAGCCGATCGACGTCGACGCGCTCTACCAGGACCTCGCCGACGCCGGGTTCGGGTACGGCCCGGTGTTCCAGGGCCTGCGCGCGGCCTGGCGCTCCGGCCGGGACGTCTACGCCGAGGTGGTCCTGCCGACCGAGGACGCCGCCCGGTTCGGGCTGCACCCGGCCCTGCTCGACGCCGCACTCCACGCCGCCGGCCACGACGTCCTGATCGGCGCCGACGGCACGAGCAGCATCCCGTTCTCCTGGCGCGGCGTCACGCTGCACCGCACCGGCGCGACCGCGGTGCGCGTCCGGCTGACCGTGGGGGAGGGGGAACTCGCGCTCGCCGTGGCCGATGAGACCGGCGCCCCGGTGGCCACAGTGGACTCGCTGCTGCTGCGGCCGCTGACGCGAACCCTCACCGGCGCCGCACCCGACTCACTGTTCCGGGTGGACTGGACCGAACTCGAACCGTCCGAAGCGGACTCCACTGTCCTTTGGTGTGACGATCTCGAAGAAGCACCGGAAGGCTTCGTCGTCGTCCGGGTCGCACCGGAGCCGGACGAGCTGGCCGAACGCGCCCACGCGGCCGCCGCCCGCGCGCTGGACCTGGCCCGGCGGTGGACGTCCGACGAGCGCTTCGCGGCGGCCAAGCTGGTCCTGCTGACCTCGGGCGCCCGCGCGGACGACGCGGCGAGTGCCGCGGTCTGGGGCCTGATCCGCGCGGCCCAGTCCGAGCACCCCGGCCGGTTCGTCCTCGCCGACGTCGCCCCGGGCGAGGAAGACCTCCTGCCGCGGGCGCTCGCCTCGGGGGAGCCGCAACTCGCCGTGCAGGACGGTACGACGTACGTGCCGCGGCTGCGCCGGGTCAAGCCCGCCGAGGGCGACTTGCCGGTGTTCGACGGCACGGTTCTCGTCACCGGCGGCACCGGCACCCTCGGCGCGCTGCTCGCCGAGCACCTGATCACCGGGCACGGCGTCCGCAAGCTGGTCCTGACCAGCCGGAAGGGCCTGGACGCACCGGGTGCGCCGGAGCTGGCCGGACGGCTGCGCGCACTCGGCGCCGACGTCACGATCGCCGCCTGCGACGCCGCCGACCGCACGGCTCTGGCGAGCCTGCTCGACGGGCTGCCCGACCTCACCGGCGTGGTCCACGCGGCCGGGGTGCTCGACGACGGCGTCCTCGCCTCGCTGACCCCTGAGCGCCTGGCCGCCGTCCTGCGGCCGAAGGTCGACGCGGCCGTCCACCTGGACGAGCTGACCGCCGACCGGCCGCTCACGGCGTTCGTGCTGTTCTCCTCGGTGGCCGCGACACTCGGCACCGCCGGGCAGGGCAACTACGCCGCCGCTAACGCGTTCCTGGACGCACTCGCCGCACGCCGCCGCACCCAGGGACGGCCCGGCACCGCGCTGGCCTGGGGTTTCTGGGCCGAGCGCAGCGGCATGACCGGGCACCTCGCCGCCACCGACCTGAGCCGCATGACCCGGTCCGGCGTGGGCGCGCTCCCCAGCGCCGAGGGCCTCGCGCTGTTCGACGTCGCACTGCGCCAGGCCGACGCCGCGCTCGTCCCGGCCCGGCTGGACCTGGCCACGCTCCGGGCCCGCGCCGGTGGGGACGTCCCGCCGCTGCTGCGGGAGCTGATCCGGACCCGCTCCCGCCGGGCCGACGAGCCGGCGAGCACCGCGTCGCTGGCCGGCCGCTTGGCGGCGGCACCCGACGCGGACCGGCCGCAACTGGCGCTGGACGCCGTGCTGGCCGAGACCGCGACCGTGCTCGGCTTCGCCTCGGCCGCGACGATCGACGGCGACCAGGCGTTCAAGGAGATCGGCTTCGACTCGCTGACCGCGGTCGAACTGCGCAACCGGCTCACCGCGGCCCTCGGCCTGCGCCTGCCGGTGACGCTGATCTTCGACCACCCGACACCGCGCGCGCTGGCCGGCTACGTGCTGACCGAGCTGGCACCGGCCGCACCGGCGGTGTCGGACCTGCCGGTCCTGGCGCAGCTGGACCACCTGCGCGGCGCACTGTCCACGGTGGACTCCGGCGACCCGGACCGCGTGCGGATCACCGCGCGGCTGCGGGCCCTGCTGGCCGAATGGACCGACGACGAGCACCCGGCGGACGACGTCGAGATCGACACCGCCGACGACGATGCGATGTTCGCGCTGATCGACAGCGAACTCGGGACTGTGTGA
- a CDS encoding response regulator transcription factor: protein MRVVLAEDLALLRDGLTLLLQSHGFDIVAAVETGPELLKALLEHRPDVAVVDVRLPPSFTDEGLQAALAARKQVPGLPVLVLSQHVEQLYANELLQDGAGGVGYLLKDRVGDAEEFVEAVRRVAAGGTAMDATVIAKLLARQARNEPFETLSPREREVLEMMAEGRSNAGIAQSLNFSDGTVGKHISNIFTKLNLPPSNDDNRRVLAVLTYLNRGKAI from the coding sequence GTGCGCGTTGTGCTCGCCGAAGACCTCGCTCTCCTGAGGGACGGCTTGACACTGCTGCTGCAGTCGCACGGTTTCGACATCGTCGCGGCGGTGGAAACCGGGCCCGAACTGCTGAAGGCGCTGCTGGAGCACCGCCCCGACGTCGCCGTGGTCGACGTCCGGCTGCCGCCGAGCTTCACCGACGAAGGCCTGCAGGCCGCGCTGGCCGCGCGCAAGCAGGTGCCCGGGCTGCCCGTGCTCGTGTTGTCCCAGCACGTGGAACAGTTGTACGCCAACGAACTCCTGCAGGACGGCGCCGGCGGCGTCGGCTACCTGCTGAAGGACCGCGTCGGCGACGCCGAGGAGTTCGTCGAGGCGGTGCGGCGGGTCGCGGCCGGCGGCACGGCGATGGACGCGACGGTGATCGCGAAGCTGCTGGCGCGCCAAGCACGCAACGAGCCCTTCGAGACGCTCAGCCCGCGCGAGCGCGAGGTGCTGGAGATGATGGCCGAGGGCCGGTCCAACGCCGGCATCGCGCAGAGCCTCAACTTCAGCGACGGCACGGTCGGCAAGCACATCTCGAACATCTTCACCAAGCTGAACCTGCCACCGTCCAATGACGACAACCGGCGGGTGCTCGCGGTGCTGACCTACCTCAACCGCGGCAAGGCCATCTGA